A region of the Lachancea thermotolerans CBS 6340 chromosome E complete sequence genome:
TGGTGCGCTCTGCAGATAAGCTCCAtgtcttgtttttgtaggAAGCGACTGACGACGTCGGGCCCGAACGTGAACGATACACCACGATCGTTCTCGGACCACCCGACAATATCCTTGTCTGGATCGGACCACAACAGGTCACATAGCAGCCCCACATCTGGGATATCGGTTGGCCGCATGACGCGTCTGATTTGTTCCATAGTGTTGAGGTCGGGCGACAACCCACCGTGCATGCAAAAGATTTTTTCGTCAATTATGGCCGCAATAGGCAGACAATTGAAGCAGTCTGTGAAggttttccaaagcttgatgttgtagCGACGCTTACACTCATCATAGAACCCGTAAATACGATTAATGGACGCGCACTCGTGATTGCCTCTCagaatgaagaagttttccgGGTATTTGATTTTGTATGCTAGCAATAGACAGATAGTCTCCAGCGACTGCTTACCACGATCCACGTAGTCGCCCAGGAAGAGGTAGTTACTCTCTGGGGGAAAGCCGCCGTACTCGAACAGACGCAGTAGGTCGTAGTACTGGCCGTGAATGTCACCACAAATCTGCAAAAAATAGGTTAGTACTCAGTAAATGAGGGATGTTTGAAGGGAAGACCGGAGGAATCCAAAGACGGGAATAGAAACAGTGGTACTGCGCACACGCGACCAGGGAGTTGAAGCACGCTCAGGAGCGTGTGCCGCGGCAGCTGCGGCAATTGCAGAAAAATCCGCGTACCAAGTGACTCAAAGGCCTCATGTCCCATTCTTACCGTTTTCGGTggcaaaaaaaataaagcaTATCCATCGCACGGTGGGAAAGGGGGGATAAACTTGACAACGCGAGCATTTCGAGCGCGCAGGGCGCCAGGTCCCAAGCCCAAAGCAGGTTCCCAGCAGCTCTTGTGCGCCCTCATCCGCCTCGAACTCATCATCGTAAAATGTCCTCGTTTCCCGTGCAAAGTGCGTGTGCAATCCTTGAAACACACCGTATAAAAACATTCTGCTCGCTCACGCTCAGTGCCTGGGCTGGTCCCAAGCATAGCCTCCCAGACTTCTTTGTCTGATTTAAATTCTAACATACCTTAATAGGCGCCTCTAGCTCTAGCAGGATCGGCTGCTTGATGAAAATCGATCTTGCTTTCGAGCACAGAAACCGGATCTCGTGCTCCTCCAGGTCAACCTGCTGGCCTGGCTTCGATCCTCTCACTTCCAGCAACCGATCGATGATATTATCTAGATCCACAGCCGGCGTTTCCATCTTATGTTTCGCTTTAGTTTcgcttttttttgaaaaggaggaTACTAAAATATCAACAACGTTATTTTccaattttcaaattttttctGAAGCCCATCATATACCATGGGAGGTTTACCCGATGTTTCTGACACTTCTGCGATGAAAAAAAGTTAGACCAGATTTCCCCGCCTAAAACTATAGAATACAAAAACAGGCAGAAAACCGGCTACACGTAAAACCCGCCGCTAATGGAGCCCTAAAGTGCGGCTAAACTGAATAGTTGGTCTGGAGGAGGCAGCCTATCAAACGCTGGCAACTGCGGCGCTCATCTTGACGCACCTGAGAGATGTCAGCTGCTACGGATTTCTCGTTTGGCAATTCCTGGTTGAGGATGTCggggtcacgtgaccacgTCCCTTTGCCTCATCCCATCGCACCGACCCGCGTCGATGAAAGTCTTGAGACAGGTAGAGAGTACTATTCCCACAAGTGCGGCATCAAAGCCGCTGGGGACGCAAAGTCAGGCGCTTGTTGCGTGTCTGTCGGACCAGCGCGCCCAAATTCGGAGAAGAGTGATGTCTCATTATATACGAAATAGCACGCAGGCCTCTTTCGCCTTGGACACGCCCGCATAGCCGATACCGCTTCTGCGAGGAACTGTCAGCGATATTTGTTCATCTGCATATCTCGCTTTTCAATCGCGCTACTATATGGGGCCAGCGGAATGGTCATGCAGCTTTCCGAGGCCAACCACCTGCTACACGTTGCAGCGTATGTGCCTCTAAGTCCCCTCCGTTTTAGTCGGTTTACGACCCTTCGTCGCCCAGTTGGGCGACTGTGTATCCAGCTCCAGAACTGTCGGTTCCTGTGCGCGACGCGCGTTCGAATCTTCTGGGGAGATGCTCTAATATCAGAAGGTATTTCTAAAGCACTCGTGATGAACGAACATGCGTGAACAATCTCTGAGCAGGCAATGCTTGCAGAGGATTAAAAAACTTGTTGCCTTCCTTCTGATGTGCAA
Encoded here:
- the GLC7 gene encoding type 1 serine/threonine-protein phosphatase catalytic subunit GLC7 (highly similar to uniprot|P32598 Saccharomyces cerevisiae YER133W GLC7 Catalytic subunit of type 1 serine/threonine protein phosphatase involved in many processes including glycogen metabolism sporulation and mitosis interacts with multiple regulatory subunits predominantly isolated with Sds22p), with the protein product METPAVDLDNIIDRLLEVRGSKPGQQVDLEEHEIRFLCSKARSIFIKQPILLELEAPIKICGDIHGQYYDLLRLFEYGGFPPESNYLFLGDYVDRGKQSLETICLLLAYKIKYPENFFILRGNHECASINRIYGFYDECKRRYNIKLWKTFTDCFNCLPIAAIIDEKIFCMHGGLSPDLNTMEQIRRVMRPTDIPDVGLLCDLLWSDPDKDIVGWSENDRGVSFTFGPDVVSRFLQKQDMELICRAHQVVEDGYEFFSKRQLVTLFSAPNYCGEFDNAGAMMSVDESLLCSFQILKPAQKTLPRPQGKKKK